In the genome of Podospora pseudocomata strain CBS 415.72m chromosome 2 map unlocalized CBS415.72m_2.2, whole genome shotgun sequence, one region contains:
- a CDS encoding uncharacterized protein (COG:H; EggNog:ENOG503NXWN) has translation MSAAPETQKPTNITGEGKSSEQETTPLSKQYDTPLGLAHTTMQELKDRIKLHYDLASDYYLNLWGEHIHHGYWPPSSPDLPKEEAQINLIRLLLETSQIHTSPAPTSPPLKILDVGCGIGGTSRFLARELAAHVTGITISSKQVQSAKKLSDSSSKQYPDGEYIPLGPGKVRFIELDAETLGSYFTGPDDKFDIVWISEALSHFPKKDLFFRNAFDVLKPGGKLVLADWFKDEGLTQEQFDADIKPIEDGMLLPPMCTVNGYVQFAKEVGLEVVGGPKDISQEVKKTWDISWSLIQNPSLWAFAFSQGRDGIAFLQAFRAMRRGYANGSFRYAVMGFAKP, from the exons ATGAGTGCCGCTCCCGAAACCCAGAAGCCAACCAACATCACTGGTGAGGGAAAATCAAGTGAGCAGGAGACGACCCCTCTCAGCAAGCAATATGACACCCCCCTCGGACTTGCCCACACAACCATGCAGGAGCTCAAAGACCGCATCAAGCTTCACTACGACCTAGCAAGCGACTACTACTTGAACCTCTG GGGCGAACACATCCACCACGGATACtggcccccctcctcccccgacctcccaaaagaagaagcccaaatcaacctcatccgcctcctcctaGAAACCTCCCAAAtccacacctcccccgctccaacctcaccacccctcaagATCCTCGACGTAGGCTGCGGAATAGGCGGCACCTCCCGCTTCCTCGCCCGCGAGCTAGCCGCCCACGTGACgggcatcaccatctccagcaaGCAGGTCCAAAGCGCCAAAAAGCTCtccgacagcagcagcaagcagtaCCCAGACGGGGAGTAcatccccctcggccccGGCAAAGTCCGCTTTATCGAGCTCGACGCCGAAACCCTCGGGAGCTACTTCACCGGCCCGGACGACAAGTTCGACATTGTCTGGATCTCAGAAGCGCTCTCTCACTTCCCCAAGAAGGATCTCTTTTTCAGGAATGCGTTTGATGTGCTGAAACCAGGCGGGAAACTGGTGCTGGCGGATTGGTTCAAGGATGAGGGCTTGACGCAGGAGCAGTTTGATGCGGATATTAAGCCGATTGAGGATgggatgctgctgccgccaaTGTGCACGGTGAATGGATATGTGCAGTTTGCGAAGGAGGTCGGGCTAGAGGTTGTGGGGGGACCGAAGGATATCAGTCAGGAGGTGAAGAAAACATG GGATATTTCTTGGTCGTTGATCCAGAACCCGTCCTTGTGGGCGTTTGCTTTCAGCCAAGGCAGAGATGGCATTGCCTTTTTGCAAGCATTCCGTGCCATGAGGAGAGGGTATGCCAATGGCAGCTTCCGGTATGCTGTCATGGGGTTCGCGAAACCATGA